One Mercenaria mercenaria strain notata chromosome 12, MADL_Memer_1, whole genome shotgun sequence DNA segment encodes these proteins:
- the LOC128547486 gene encoding uncharacterized protein LOC128547486: protein MHIAHTLAVDGYIKANSKNTVSSNTNGASGVSGGSITILTHNFTGSHTGHIQAIGGSGDVTKGGGGAGGRIALYHSRHVTIPHYRGYFDSFGGKPGTSAEAGAAGTVYVHDGERSYRSVNYYIYAQILIISKTPRIFCGGP from the exons ATGCATATAGCCCACACACTAGCAGTAGATGGTTATATCAAAGCAAACAGCAAGAACACAGTAAGCAGCAATACAAATGGGGCCAGCGGAGTGAGTGGAGGCAGTATTACGATACTGACACACAATTTCACAG GAAGTCACACAGGTCATATACAAGCTATTGGTGGTTCAGGGGATGTTACAAAAGGTGGTGGAGGTGCTGGTGGCAGGATAGCGTTGTATCACTCTCGTCATGTGACAATTCCTCACTATAGAGGTTACTTTGACTCGTTTGGAGGCAAGCCTGGTACCAGTGCTGAAGCTGGAGCTGCTGGTACTGTGTATGTACATGATGGGGAAAGGTCATATAGGTCagtaaattattatatatatgctcaAATTCTTATAATTTCAAAAACACCAAGAATATTCTGTGGAGGCCCATAA